A window of Rhododendron vialii isolate Sample 1 chromosome 13a, ASM3025357v1 contains these coding sequences:
- the LOC131313374 gene encoding cysteine-rich receptor-like protein kinase 10 isoform X1 — MNNLPHKMPKKALFAFTICFLSFMIPITIGADPNYLYVECPNATLSTTSTYAANSTYQTNLNTLLSGLSSNSYNSSIGFYNFTAGSSPPDVAYGLFICRGDVSAAVCRDCVTYAVGDVVKRCPRSKRVTIWYDECILRYSNESIFSTSDTSFRLMLINPQNATNATSFREALGKVMNDVSARASSHDSGRKFATTELMNYSSLQPVYGLAQCTPDLSTTDCNTCLRTGIAIFPSCCDAKIGARVLFPSCYVHYETYPFYNSSVGAAPPPPSPALPPPPSTTTTSSPGKEGVSSKVIIAIVVPIGVSILLFVVGFCFVTRRAKKKYNFVKEADGEDDISAVQSLQYDFGTIQAATNNFSDDNKIGEGGFGPVYKGLLPDGQEVAVKRLSQSSGQGALEFKNEVLLVAKLQHRNLVRLLGFCLEGEEKILIYEFVTNKSLDYFLFDPREREKLDWSRRYKIIGGLARGMLYLHEDSRLRIIHRDLKASNILLDGDMNAKVSDFGTARIFGVDQSQGNTNRVVGTFGYMSPEYVMHGQFSVKSDVFSFGVLVLEIISGKKNNNFNQSDGSEDLLSHAWKLWKEGISLDLMDPTLEGSHSRNEVTRCIHIALLCVQDDPDARPSMATVVLMLNSYSATLSIPQEPAFFVQSKRGANTLQGLESDQSTSKSMPFSVNEASITELEPR, encoded by the exons ATGAATAATTTACCTCACAAAATGCCCAAAAAGGCTCTGTTTGCTTTCACGATTTGCTTCCTCAGCTTCATGATCCCAATAACTATAGGAGCTGACCCAAATTACTTATACGTAGAATGCCCAAACGCAACCCTCAGCACAACCAGTACCTACGCCGCCAACAGCACCTACCAAACGAACCTCAACACCCTCTTATCCGGTCTCTCCTCCAACTCCTACAACTCGTCCATCGGCTTTTACAACTTCACCGCCGGCAGCAGCCCCCCTGACGTCGCCTACGGCCTCTTCATCTGCCGCGGCGATGTCTCTGCCGCCGTGTGTCGGGACTGCGTCACTTACGCTGTCGGAGATGTAGTCAAACGGTGCCCCAGGTCGAAGCGGGTCACGATCTGGTACGACGAGTGCATCCTGAGGTACTCCAACGAGTCCATCTTCTCCACTTCGGACACTTCGTTCAGGCTAATGTTGATAAATCCGCAGAACGCGACGAATGCGACCAGTTTTAGGGAAGCTTTGGGAAAG GTAATGAACGATGTTTCCGCTCGAGCTTCGAGTCATGACTCAGGTAGGAAATTCGCGACTACCGAACTCATGAATTACTCATCGCTTCAACCTGTGTATGGACTAGCACAATGCACGCCGGATTTGTCTACTACTGATTGCAATACATGCCTTCGGACTGGTATCGCGATATTTCCAAGTTGCTGTGATGCAAAAATAGGAGCGAGAGTTCTGTTTCCAAGCTGTTATGTCCATTATGAGACGTACCCATTCTACAACTCCAGCGTTGGTGCTGCTCCACCGCCACCTTCGCCAGCTCTACCTCCTCCGCctagtactactactacaagCAGCCCAG GAAAAGAGGGAGTCTCATCGAAAGTCATCATTGCCATTGTCGTTCCGATTGGAGTCTCTATTCTGCTTTTCGTAGTAGGCTTCTGTTTCGTGACTAGAAGGGCGAAGAAGAAGTATAACTTTGTAAAAGAAGCTGATG GTGAGGATGATATCTCAGCAGTGCAGTCCTTGCAATATGATTTCGGTACAATTCAAGCTGCCACAAACAACTTCTCAGATGATAACAAAATCGGCGAAGGAGGATTTGGTCCAGTCTACAag GGTTTACTTCCAGACGGTCAAGAGGTAGCTGTGAAGAGGCTATCTCAAAGCTCAGGACAAGGTGCACTAGAATTCAAGAATGAGGTGTTATTGGTAGCCAAGCTTCAGCATAGGAACCTAGTGAGGCTATTGGGATTTTGcttggaaggagaagaaaagataCTCATTTATGAGTTTGTGACCAACAAGAGCCTCGATTACTTTTTATTCG ACCCACGAGAACGAGAGAAATTGGATTGGTCAAGACGTTACAAAATTATAGGAGGGTTAGCCCGGGGGATGTTGTACCTTCATGAAGATTCCCGGCTTAGAATTATACATCGTGATCTCAAAGCTAGCAATATCTTATTAGATGGTGATATGAATGCGAAAGTTTCAGATTTTGGCACGGCTAGGATCTTCGGAGTTGATCAAAGTCAAGGAAATACAAATCGAGTCGTTGGAACATT TGGTTACATGTCTCCAGAGTATGTAATGCACGGACAATTCTCCGTTAAGTCCGATGTGTTTAGCTTTGGTGTCTTAGTTCTAGAGATTATTTCTGGCAAGAAGAACAATAACTTTAACCAATCAGACGGTTCTGAAGACCTTCTTAGCCAT GCTTGGAAGCTCTGGAAGGAAGGAATTTCTTTGGATTTGATGGATCCAACTCTCGAAGGGTCCCATTCAAGAAATGAAGTCACTAGATGTATCCATATTGCCTTGTTGTGTGTGCAAGATGATCCAGATGCCAGGCCTTCCATGGCAACAGTAGTTCTGATGCTCAATAGTTATTCCGCTACTCTGTCAATTCCTCAAGAGCCTGCATTCTTTGTTCAGAGCAAAAGAGGGGCAAATACTCTTCAAGGCCTTGAGTCAGATCAGTCTACGAGTAAGTCAATGCCATTTTCTGTGAATGAAGCATCGATTACTGAACTGGAGCCCAGATGA